A window of Corallococcus macrosporus DSM 14697 contains these coding sequences:
- a CDS encoding sensor histidine kinase has protein sequence MNPSELPAVLYVDDDALNLRVFDANFGQRFRIFRSSSPSEALALLEQRRGEIGVILSDQRMPGMTGVELLERARTIAPDAKRMLVTAYADMQAVIDAVNRGQVTRYFVKPWDRTELQAALDDALKIARLELRIREVEGRMMKSERLATLGQVTAGIAHELMGPVGYLSQNVVSLQRDLGSVIQYVSRHLQEDPDAAVAETVEDLPALIKDLAEGAEHLRQVALGLRAQARGEDLEATADVAEVVSFAVKLARAEVRERARLTSNGEPVRVTFGPVKLCQVLLNLIVNAAQAMGSTGRAGRIEVRWTARPDDVVLTVADNGCGIPLELQERVFQPMFTTKPVGVGTGLGLSICRELVTQFGGSLRLSSTQGEGTEIEITLRRAPLP, from the coding sequence ATGAACCCGTCTGAACTCCCCGCGGTCCTCTACGTCGACGATGACGCGCTGAACCTCCGGGTCTTCGACGCGAACTTCGGGCAGCGCTTCCGCATCTTCCGCAGCTCCTCGCCCAGCGAGGCGCTGGCGCTCCTGGAGCAGCGCCGGGGCGAGATTGGCGTCATCCTCTCCGACCAGCGCATGCCCGGCATGACGGGCGTGGAGCTGCTGGAGCGGGCGCGCACGATTGCGCCGGACGCCAAGCGCATGCTCGTCACGGCCTACGCGGACATGCAGGCCGTCATCGACGCCGTCAACCGCGGCCAGGTGACGCGCTACTTCGTCAAGCCGTGGGACCGGACGGAGCTCCAGGCCGCGCTCGATGACGCGCTGAAGATTGCCCGCCTGGAGCTGCGCATCCGCGAGGTGGAAGGGCGCATGATGAAGTCCGAGCGTCTGGCCACCCTGGGCCAGGTGACGGCGGGCATCGCGCACGAGCTGATGGGCCCGGTGGGCTACCTGTCGCAGAACGTGGTGTCGCTGCAGCGCGACCTGGGCAGCGTCATCCAGTACGTGTCGCGGCACCTGCAGGAGGACCCCGACGCCGCGGTGGCGGAGACGGTGGAGGACCTGCCCGCGCTCATCAAGGACCTGGCGGAGGGGGCGGAGCACCTGCGGCAGGTGGCCCTGGGGCTGAGGGCGCAGGCGCGCGGCGAGGACCTGGAGGCCACGGCGGACGTGGCCGAGGTGGTGTCCTTCGCGGTGAAGCTGGCGCGCGCCGAGGTGCGGGAGCGGGCGCGGCTGACGAGCAACGGCGAGCCCGTGCGCGTCACCTTCGGGCCGGTGAAGCTGTGCCAGGTGCTGCTCAACCTCATCGTCAACGCGGCGCAGGCCATGGGCAGCACGGGCCGCGCCGGGCGCATCGAGGTCCGGTGGACGGCGCGTCCGGACGACGTGGTGCTCACCGTGGCGGACAACGGCTGCGGCATCCCCCTGGAGCTCCAGGAGCGCGTCTTCCAGCCCATGTTCACCACGAAGCCGGTGGGCGTGGGCACCGGCCTGGGGCTGTCCATCTGCCGGGAGCTCGTCACGCAGTTCGGCGGCAGCCTCCGGTTGTCCTCCACGCAGGGCGAGGGCACCGAAATCGAAATCACCCTCCGGCGAGCCCCGCTCCCCTGA
- a CDS encoding response regulator, whose product MELPFESGEGEGGEGGTLASTVLVVDDEPVVLDICARLLERDADLVVTLAASAEEALPLLQEQRFDVLVTDKNLPGMGGVELIAEARRLQPSLEAVMITGYASSESVVAAFAAGASDYILKPFDDLRVLRAKVRAALERRTAGIRVREQAREVAREAAALLASGQDAPEPAHEALESELRAYEEAVRLGLNGRVAVVGSANTVTVLKDAGFDAVELPPYTPELEHVDVVVVETGDPQWRTLAERLQRRPPDVLLLASPQADLGDLLEAITLRMDLVGFGTSQGAVALPEKVRMLLLRRGVERAQDRLAAALATFRQSIAASPS is encoded by the coding sequence ATGGAGCTCCCGTTCGAGTCCGGTGAGGGTGAAGGAGGGGAAGGGGGGACGCTCGCCTCGACGGTGCTGGTGGTCGATGACGAGCCCGTCGTGTTGGACATCTGCGCCCGCCTCCTGGAGCGCGACGCCGACCTGGTGGTGACGCTGGCCGCGAGCGCCGAGGAGGCGCTCCCGCTGCTGCAGGAGCAGCGCTTCGACGTCCTGGTGACGGACAAGAACCTGCCCGGCATGGGCGGGGTGGAGCTCATCGCCGAGGCGCGCCGTCTCCAGCCGTCCCTGGAGGCGGTGATGATTACCGGCTACGCCAGCTCGGAGTCCGTCGTCGCCGCCTTCGCCGCCGGCGCCAGTGACTACATCCTCAAGCCCTTCGATGACCTGCGGGTGCTGCGCGCCAAGGTGCGGGCGGCCCTGGAGCGCAGGACGGCGGGCATCCGCGTGCGAGAGCAGGCGCGGGAGGTGGCCCGCGAAGCCGCGGCCCTCCTGGCCTCCGGGCAGGACGCGCCGGAGCCCGCCCATGAAGCGCTGGAGTCGGAGCTGCGGGCCTACGAGGAGGCGGTGCGCCTGGGCCTGAATGGCCGGGTGGCCGTCGTGGGCAGCGCCAACACCGTCACCGTCCTGAAGGACGCGGGGTTCGACGCGGTGGAGCTGCCGCCCTACACACCCGAGCTGGAGCATGTGGACGTCGTCGTCGTCGAGACGGGAGACCCGCAGTGGCGCACGCTCGCCGAGCGGCTCCAGCGCCGTCCGCCCGACGTGCTCCTGCTCGCCAGCCCGCAGGCCGACCTGGGTGACCTCCTGGAGGCGATTACGCTGCGCATGGACCTGGTGGGCTTCGGCACCAGCCAGGGCGCCGTCGCGCTGCCAGAGAAGGTGCGCATGCTCCTGCTGCGTCGGGGCGTGGAGCGCGCTCAGGACCGGCTCGCCGCGGCCCTGGCCACCTTCCGGCAGAGCATCGCCGCGTCGCCTTCCTGA
- the gltX gene encoding glutamate--tRNA ligase → MPPALRVRFAPSPTGYLHIGGARTALMNYLQARRQGGTFVLRMEDTDQGRSTPESVQAILDGLSWLGIDWDEGPGKEGPYAPYFQMQRLDTYRQHADQLIAEGKAYRCYCTKEDLDAQRQAAEKAGGAFKYPGTCRERTEPPAGRSASEAVIRFKMPAGDGSVSFTDKALGTITKTHSDLDDWVMMRADGIPVYNFGCVIDDHLMDITLVARGQEHVNSTFPQLMLYQALGWTPPDFAHLPLILGPDREKLSKRKHPEADVMVHKRNGIMPEALLNFVIRLGWSHGNDEVISREQMLEWFDFSDVGTTSGVWNPEKLLWLNQQWMKQLPVETVVERLLPFLEAKGVQAKGDPRLDTLVRTLRERSNTLEDIATTAANVYFRSGITLDEKAAAKHLSGESLNLLRKVRETLAALPGWSVEALDGVVKQVSEAASVGMGKVAQPIRVALTGNTTSPGIGETLVLVGREEALRRIDAALTRA, encoded by the coding sequence ATGCCTCCTGCCCTTCGCGTCCGCTTCGCTCCCTCGCCTACCGGCTACCTTCACATTGGCGGTGCCCGTACCGCGCTGATGAACTACCTCCAGGCGCGGCGCCAGGGCGGCACCTTCGTGCTGCGCATGGAGGACACGGACCAGGGCCGCTCCACCCCGGAGTCGGTGCAGGCCATCCTGGACGGGCTGAGCTGGCTGGGCATCGACTGGGACGAGGGCCCCGGCAAGGAGGGCCCCTACGCCCCCTACTTCCAGATGCAGCGGCTGGACACCTACCGCCAGCACGCCGACCAGCTCATCGCCGAGGGCAAGGCCTACCGGTGCTACTGCACCAAGGAAGACCTCGACGCGCAGCGGCAGGCGGCGGAGAAGGCGGGCGGCGCGTTCAAGTACCCGGGCACCTGCCGCGAGCGCACCGAGCCCCCCGCCGGCCGCAGCGCCTCGGAGGCGGTCATCCGCTTCAAGATGCCCGCGGGCGACGGCTCCGTGTCCTTCACCGACAAGGCGCTGGGCACCATCACCAAGACGCACAGCGACCTGGACGACTGGGTCATGATGCGGGCGGACGGCATCCCCGTCTACAACTTCGGGTGCGTCATCGATGACCACCTGATGGACATCACCCTGGTCGCGCGTGGCCAGGAGCACGTCAACTCCACCTTCCCGCAGCTCATGCTGTACCAGGCGCTGGGGTGGACCCCGCCCGACTTCGCGCACCTGCCGCTCATCCTGGGCCCGGACCGCGAGAAGCTGTCCAAGCGCAAGCACCCGGAAGCGGACGTCATGGTGCACAAGCGCAACGGCATCATGCCGGAGGCGCTGCTCAACTTCGTCATCCGGCTGGGCTGGAGCCACGGCAACGACGAGGTCATCAGCCGCGAGCAGATGCTGGAGTGGTTCGACTTCAGCGACGTGGGCACCACCTCCGGCGTGTGGAACCCGGAGAAGCTGCTGTGGCTCAACCAGCAGTGGATGAAGCAGCTCCCGGTGGAGACCGTGGTGGAGCGGCTGCTCCCCTTCCTGGAGGCGAAGGGCGTCCAGGCCAAGGGTGACCCGCGGCTGGACACGCTGGTGCGCACGCTGCGCGAGCGCTCCAACACCCTGGAGGACATCGCCACCACCGCGGCCAACGTCTACTTCCGCTCCGGCATCACCCTGGACGAGAAGGCCGCCGCCAAGCACCTGTCCGGAGAGTCCCTCAACCTGCTGCGCAAGGTGCGCGAGACGCTCGCCGCCCTGCCCGGGTGGTCCGTGGAGGCGCTGGACGGCGTGGTGAAGCAGGTGAGCGAGGCCGCAAGCGTCGGCATGGGCAAGGTGGCGCAGCCCATCCGCGTGGCGCTCACCGGCAACACCACCAGCCCGGGCATCGGCGAGACGCTGGTGCTGGTGGGCCGCGAGGAGGCCCTGCGGCGCATCGACGCGGCGCTGACCCGCGCCTGA
- a CDS encoding myxosortase-dependent metalloprotease, MXAN_2677/MXAN_2678 family: protein MPPVPLMLALSLGQADPYVRSRVDAGDTRTQCLFWTSNRVVWSQSTFGNPDTAGDTEFDAIRASFQSWQDIFAECGNLTLEEGPRVDEREVGYRRQGSNTNLVLFRTRDCNTVVPADDACWDDDTCANTFDCWDDDDNTIAITLTTYDERSGIIYDSDISFNAARFSFTTANGGTCFPPVTTNCVATDVQNTATHEVGHLIGLDHTRASGSTMNPSAPPGEVSKRVVDTGSRDFVCAAYPKGQASQACLHPVTAADLGPKAGGCAAAGSGGALSLVGLWSLWLARRRKEAVR, encoded by the coding sequence ATGCCGCCCGTTCCCCTGATGCTGGCCCTGAGCCTGGGCCAGGCGGACCCCTACGTCCGCAGCCGCGTCGACGCGGGCGACACGCGCACCCAGTGCCTCTTCTGGACGTCCAACCGCGTCGTCTGGAGCCAGAGCACCTTCGGCAACCCGGACACGGCGGGTGACACCGAGTTCGACGCGATTCGCGCCTCGTTCCAGAGCTGGCAGGACATCTTCGCCGAGTGCGGCAACCTCACGCTGGAGGAGGGCCCGCGCGTGGACGAGCGCGAGGTGGGCTACCGGCGCCAGGGGAGCAACACCAACCTGGTGCTGTTCCGCACGCGGGACTGCAACACGGTGGTGCCCGCGGACGATGCGTGCTGGGACGACGACACGTGCGCCAACACCTTCGACTGCTGGGACGACGATGACAACACCATCGCCATCACCCTCACCACGTACGACGAGCGCTCGGGCATCATCTACGACTCCGACATCTCCTTCAACGCGGCGCGCTTCTCCTTCACCACGGCGAATGGCGGCACGTGCTTCCCGCCGGTGACCACAAACTGCGTGGCCACGGACGTGCAGAACACCGCCACGCACGAGGTCGGCCACCTCATCGGCCTGGACCACACCCGCGCCTCGGGCTCCACCATGAACCCCAGCGCGCCGCCGGGCGAGGTGTCCAAGCGCGTCGTGGACACGGGCTCGCGCGACTTCGTCTGCGCCGCCTACCCGAAGGGCCAGGCCAGTCAGGCGTGCCTCCACCCGGTGACGGCCGCCGACCTGGGCCCCAAGGCTGGAGGCTGCGCCGCCGCGGGTTCGGGTGGGGCGCTGTCCCTGGTGGGCCTCTGGTCGCTGTGGCTGGCGCGCCGCCGCAAGGAGGCGGTCCGGTGA
- a CDS encoding myxosortase-dependent metalloprotease, MXAN_2677/MXAN_2678 family yields MSKALVLAAAFVASSAQAQEHSYRRTLVPGHPLCLLWPVREYVYHLDAAGSARTPGDSEVAAIEASFDSWRRVSDGCSDYRFTRGADRAGPILVGYDETRPRENYNVVTFRERACNEVAPADDACWLDESCGNAYQCWEHGEGTIGLTTSTFSYRDGRVLDSDIELNASNPDGRYGFLFTTVDSPVCEAEPAVDCVATDVQNTMTHEIGHVVGLDHAFTPGSTMEATAPPGETRKRVIDPGSVAGFCDIYPRHLPPTQCFVREGAGLALKADGRGSGCAAAPGPVTLGLGLAALVLARARRRALRAAALLRRN; encoded by the coding sequence GTGAGCAAGGCCCTGGTGCTCGCGGCCGCGTTCGTGGCCTCCTCCGCGCAGGCGCAGGAGCATTCCTACCGCCGCACCCTGGTGCCAGGGCACCCGCTGTGCCTGCTCTGGCCGGTGCGCGAGTACGTCTATCACCTGGACGCCGCGGGCAGCGCGCGCACGCCCGGGGACTCCGAGGTGGCGGCCATCGAGGCGTCCTTCGACTCGTGGCGGCGCGTCTCCGACGGGTGCAGTGACTACCGGTTCACCCGGGGCGCGGACCGGGCGGGGCCCATCCTGGTGGGCTACGACGAGACGCGTCCCCGGGAGAACTACAACGTCGTCACGTTCCGCGAGCGGGCGTGCAACGAGGTCGCGCCCGCGGACGACGCGTGCTGGCTCGATGAGAGCTGCGGCAACGCCTATCAGTGCTGGGAGCACGGGGAGGGCACCATCGGCCTGACCACGTCCACGTTCTCCTATCGGGACGGCCGGGTGCTGGACTCGGACATCGAGCTGAACGCGTCCAATCCGGACGGGCGCTACGGCTTCCTCTTCACCACCGTGGACTCACCGGTGTGCGAGGCCGAGCCTGCGGTGGACTGCGTGGCCACGGACGTCCAGAACACCATGACGCACGAGATTGGCCACGTGGTGGGGCTGGACCATGCCTTCACGCCAGGCTCCACCATGGAGGCCACCGCGCCGCCGGGGGAGACGCGCAAGCGCGTCATCGACCCGGGCTCGGTCGCCGGGTTCTGTGACATCTACCCGCGCCACCTGCCGCCGACGCAGTGCTTCGTGCGTGAGGGCGCCGGGCTGGCGCTGAAGGCGGACGGCCGGGGCAGCGGCTGCGCGGCGGCGCCCGGGCCGGTGACGCTGGGGCTGGGCCTGGCCGCGCTCGTCCTGGCGCGCGCCCGGCGGCGTGCGCTCCGCGCCGCGGCGCTCCTCCGGCGGAATTAG
- a CDS encoding HAD family hydrolase translates to MAVAFFDLDKTLIAANSGSLWIRRELELGHISRFQALRASLWIARYHLGFVSMQDAVARAIAQLAGTLAKPLQERTAVFYAEQVRPLYRPGAWAVLDSHRRAGERLVLLTSSTGYLSELVARELGLDAVLCNRFEVDGEGRHTGRALGTICFGEGKRVCAEAYVREAGVPLSACAFYTDSYSDLSVMEVVGRPVAVHPDHRLRRHARKRGWPVVDWGVPPGGGVPAGPPAPPVVPSTGA, encoded by the coding sequence GTGGCCGTCGCCTTCTTCGACCTGGACAAGACGCTCATCGCCGCCAACTCGGGCTCGCTGTGGATTCGCCGCGAGCTCGAGCTGGGGCACATCTCCCGCTTCCAGGCGCTGCGCGCCAGCCTCTGGATTGCGCGCTACCACCTGGGCTTCGTGTCCATGCAGGACGCCGTGGCGCGGGCCATCGCGCAGCTCGCGGGGACGCTCGCGAAGCCGCTCCAGGAGCGGACCGCTGTCTTCTACGCGGAGCAGGTCCGGCCGCTCTACCGGCCTGGGGCCTGGGCCGTGCTGGACTCGCACCGGCGCGCTGGCGAGCGGCTCGTGCTGTTGACGTCGTCCACGGGCTACCTGTCGGAGCTGGTGGCGCGGGAGCTGGGGCTGGACGCGGTGCTGTGCAACCGCTTCGAGGTCGACGGCGAGGGGCGGCACACCGGGCGCGCCCTGGGCACCATCTGCTTCGGCGAGGGCAAGCGCGTCTGCGCCGAGGCCTACGTGCGCGAGGCGGGCGTGCCGTTGTCGGCGTGCGCCTTCTACACCGACTCGTACTCGGACCTGTCGGTGATGGAGGTGGTGGGGCGGCCGGTGGCGGTCCACCCGGACCACCGGCTGCGGCGCCACGCCCGGAAGCGAGGCTGGCCCGTGGTGGACTGGGGCGTCCCGCCCGGAGGCGGCGTGCCGGCCGGTCCGCCCGCCCCGCCCGTGGTGCCGTCCACCGGAGCCTGA